The following DNA comes from Rosa rugosa chromosome 5, drRosRugo1.1, whole genome shotgun sequence.
tatttacgcgttttcaataaataaagaagaagaagatcgaagaagaaatttgaaataaataatatttataACTGGGTGCTCCCACGGTGGCCAACACCAATTCCTACTATACCAACCCAACAATCATCAACATGCCCATGCCCATGCACGGTGAAGGAACTCGATCTATATAGCAGCTGGCTAGCTAAAGTTTCAGTTTGCGGTCATGTATATTTGGAGTAGTCTGGAAGCCACCAAAAGAATTATCACTAACTCACGTCCGTCGACTGTCAGATGTGAGAGGTACAGAACTGTGAGACTCATTCTCAATGTCCACTTCTGCAGCTTTAAGCAAGGTCTTGAGAGTTGCCAATGAAGAGTTGCAATATTGAGCTCTGATTTGTTTTTATGGCTGCAAATTCAGCTGGTAAACCTCTGTGAACTGTAACCaccacatcttcatcatctacAACAACTCCAACCAACAGTTTCAAGAGCATCTCTAGCAATTTTGATCTTGTCAAGGTATGTTTCAATGTCATCATTTCACTTTCTCAGGTTTTGGAGGTTGGATTTCAGCTGcaatatgttttttttgttggaaGCAGAATTTGATGTGACCTGAACGAACCAATAACCCGAATGTCTAAATGCTACTTCCATCCGAGCGCTCACTTGTGAATGCTTGAAAGCATCAAACTTTCAGTACATGTGATTACCACTAAAAGATACATAAATATGTTATATTAGACATGAGGTACATAATTACATTAACCCGGGTCCTTGGAGTACTCAAACtatacaatttttctttttcctacgAGGGTAACCTGATGCTAAAATTTATCTTCTTCCAACTCCAAGGGCCCGAATTCGACGGACATACAAAATGAATAGCATTTACTTAAGTCGGTGATGCAGAAAGTAGAAAATCCGGTTGTAGTCTCTGCAGCAGTATCCCGCAGAAGGGACACTGTGGACCAGGGATTGCAAATAGAGTCTCTGGCGCCATTTTGAGAGCTCGTCTATGACAACACATGCAAAACCATATGGGAGTGGTAGGACAAACCACCATAGAAACggcacaccttgctagtttgTGTCCTTTACTGCAGAAGGCAACTTCTGGAGATTCGAATGGAACTGATGCTGAACAATAGCTACACTTCTCTGCTGCTATGGAATTACTCAATTGGAGCCTGTTATTTTAAAGAAGGTAAAAGAAACAGTTAAATAAAACAATTATAGTGGAAACAGAACGTTCTAGAGCCTATAATCAAATAACAAGGCAAGCAAGGAACATCAGTTATTTAGAGCAGCCAAGCCAAATACAGCAAAAAGAAATGAATGCAACCACAGcatcaaacaacaagaaaagaaaatactcATCGTTCACTTTCAACATTACTATTTAAATCCTCCATTATTAGTCACAGTAATAGAGCATACAAATCAGGATAAGTGTCCAAATAAACAGGTTTTTCACTCTCTACAGAGTACAATAGCGATCACATTCATTTGGTCCTGCACTCTCAAAAGCACCTGAGGTTTCCTGTATAGGTCTCTTCATTTTGACAGTCTTCCAAGCATTAATTTTACAACCTTTAAGTCACCATAGATAACAAACTTACTATTTCCTGAAATATGTAGATCTTAACAATCAATCTATGTAGGAACTCTTGCTATTATATGGTCCCACTCCAGGATTGacttcactatgccaaaaagatAAAAACATAATTTTCTCACAGTAAGTATATAACCTATTAAgtattcatttattttctttaatcttTTTAATACCAGGACACAACAAAGCATGGACTAAGATCATTACGATAAAACAAAGCAGGTAAACAGACAAAATATAGAAAACCAAGTACCTCTGCTCATGCTTCCTAACTTCTGCTGCAAGGACCCTCAGTTGATCCTGCACATGATCTTGGTTAAGCTCAACCCACTGCTCCATTTGTGTCAGTCCAACAGGAAACCAATCTCTAGATTGAGAATTTGTGGCTGAAGCAAGCATTCGACTTTTGAAAGAAGAAAATGTAAACCCCACAAGCCTCTCACGGAGTTCTCTTTCACTGTTCAAAAGCAGATTGATCCACAAAGTCAGTTGCTCTTCTTCAGCACCATCCACTCCTTCCATGTTCAGAAGTTTGTTGTTTATCTCATCAGCCTTCATCTCCGATAGTATCACGCGTCtacagattatattgagaaggTGTAGTTGGCGAGAAGTGACTTTTGAAAAATTTCGGGAGGCATACAACAGAACATTTTCAGCAGAAGAGTTCAACTCAGATCCCAGAGAGGAAACAGAGAGCCACTTAATCACTACGCAGTCTACATACTCTGGTTTAGAACGCCTAAATGCCAATAATGCTGTAGCAATATCCCAAACAACAAGAGGCTTATCCTGAGTTTCAAACTGCTTTAAAGACCATATAATATTGGTTTCCCAATCAACCAATTCCTTCTCAGAAGAGCCAGGAATAGCTTCAGTATCACGATCCAGGAAATTGTTTGACAAAACATGAACTTGCTGGCCCCCGATCCAGAAAAACTCTACAATGGCCTTTTGAGTCCTGAGCATAATCCCCAGAAtgaaaataatcaagaaaaaaagATGACACACGACATTAACTTCTCATGTATACTCCTGTTCTTGTTGTTTAAATATCACTTGGTACAGTTGAAGTTGAATTTCcattcttttctatgcctttggCTCAGAGTTAATTATTCTCTACATGCAAAGTAGAAGAAGTCACACAACATTGTCTCTTTTTCTTtgcttaattttatttttctatggAAACTACAGGTTTCTATACTTGTATATTTTGAATCTTAAACCCCCACTACCAATTAAATGTAGCTGCATTACTTTTTCCTGCCCCTTCATTCCATATTTAGGATTTCCTTCCATATAATAGTCCAAATGTTTAACCACTCTCAAAGATTCAAGTATCAAGCATCATCTTAAAAACTATATTTAATATAAAAACTATCTTACCTTGCCTCATACATTGGATTTAATTGATCAACATCAGTATTACGAACCTGACATATTCAATTATACATAGTTAGTTACTTTATAAAGTATGCAAGAACTATGTCTGTATCAAGTAATAGAGTAACTACAAGTGTTAATGGATATAAAATAACTTGAAGAGGATTATAACTATCTAGCAAAAGTGATGAGTATGAGATAGATTAGAAACAAAATGAGTATGAGAATCAGAATATCAGACCCACGCAATTGCAACATTTCCAGGGGACACTGCCACACCAAAGCAAGAAACAAATCCATCTGgaagctgcaacaaaattgtaCAATTTTGTTACACTAGAACGAAAGCATTATGGTGCAACATTAGAAGTAAATAGAGGAGATGTATAGGGAAAGAACGTACATCAGTTGAGCTTCTCAGACCAGGAGTATTTGAAGGAATAGGTACTTCACACAGGGAACTTCCATTTAGAATCCAACCACGTACAAAATTATCCTAGTATTATTTTAAGAGAATGATGACCAATTGGATGATGCAGAAAAAAATGCAAACCTTAAAGTTCAAGCACTTACATACCTGACTGCTGCTGTACAAAATTTTCCCATCAAAAGCCCAAGCTAAACCTGTAACCTGGATATTGGTAGACATATAAATAGCCAGTGATATGCAATATAAAATTTTAGCCAATGAAAATTGACTTACAATCTGGGAATGCCCATCATGTGGACtaattttatgaaatttttGGCCAGAGATGTTGCATATCCACACTTCACAAAAGCCAGAACCTTTGCCAACTGCCAAGTGCATTGTCTGTGGACACTGAGCAGGCACAGTAACTGAAAGTGCTGAAACTGGAACCATATCAACAGTTCCAACCTACTTCAGAAATAAGAGCAATTTACATAATGATTAATAGAAAAACATGGAAAGTAatatatatcgaaaaaaaaaaaaaaaaaaacctacctCCTTTAACAAGGAAAAGGAAGTGGTATTAGGTTCCGATGACTTTAGCAATTGTTCATAATATGCCAGCCAGATCTTCACACTGAAAAGGTAATGGAAAACAACATGAATAtcagaaaacaaataaattataataaaaaaagcAGGAGAAACCCAGAATATAATCCcaaagagaaaaaacaaaattctaTTGTCCATAGACATCAGATATCAGATTATTCAGTGGCATTACTGTgttcaaaacaataaaaaataatgataataaaaataactaataaaTGACAAACAGGTAAAATTCAAATTGCATAACTCTCAACACCATCCGAAGGAGTTTGCTTCCGTACAACAAAAACTCTTAGAcatcaaaattttaaataagAGCTAGAAAAGGGTCATCATTATGATTACAGGGGGACCTAACTGACCTTCCATTATAACTTGCTGTAGCCAATAGAAATTGAGGATTTGACGAATCAGAATCAAGCAAAGCCCAACTAATTGCTGTGATCCATGAATTGTGTGCCTGAATGATTTGAATGAGCATCAGCGTAGTTGGATCCCTGCTTTGGTCAACAGAATAACACTCTGGTACAGAAACTCTCCATACAGAAACTTGACCCGACTTCCCTCCGACTGCAAGTAAAGACAGGGATGAACCATGTTGAGGACTTGAACTGATTTTGGCACGTGATTGCAGTATCGATGACCAGGCAACTACAAGTGATGTTAGCATTGCACTACGAGTAGCATATTGATCCACAGTTATTTGAGGGAGGGTAGAGTTTTCTTGTATCTTCTTGACAGATTTTACTTTAGCTTTTGATGATGGAACAATCTGATTTGAACTCCTTTCTTCCATCTGGTCGGAGTCACTGTCAAGCTCCTGAAATTCCCAACAGATGACTGAGAAATGAAGTTTCAAAGAGACTGTAGTGACAATGTACATGGTCACATCAAGGTAGCAACCACATGAAGTGATAATAAGTTTGCATGGGAGGATGTGTATATACTATGGCAACATACCGTATGCACTTCTTGTCCATAGCGTTTGGAATAAGGGTTACTAGAGCTGGCAAAAACATCAGTTATTAGCCTCAAGTATTAAAATGCCCTCATCCTAGCAACAGTGAAGCAATTCCAAGAAAGCAATAACCTTAAGATCTTTCGAGTGGATGTTTAGAAAAAAGATATTTACCTTTTGCCAGATATGTGTGCTTTTCGTCGCTTACCCTCCTTTGTAGGGACAGATTGTACACCCTGCTCTATCTCACGGTTCTAATATGAGCAGAGTAGTCAGAAAGACTGTCAGTTAATGATATAAGCCAAGGTGAACATTTAATTCCTAGATGAGATGACTTACATCACACCGTACCAAAGAACCATCTGGTACCTCCCCGAAACTAATACTCGCAAGATAATCATAAAGCTTGGCTGATAAATCCGCAACCTAAACATAACAACTCATAGTTAAGAGGCATGCTGCATTTTAACACCATAATCCAATTCAAAAGGTACACACCTCTATCCATTCGGCACAGAAATCACAATACGGCGGGCGGTAAAGCTTGACAAGTCCTTGGGTTGTGCAGACAGCCAGCAAGCAGCCAGCATTCGGAGCAAGCCCAACCGGAGACCACGAAATTGATCGAACACAGGGTTCATGGTCCCTTGATATAATCGTAGGCAGCAAGCAATCAGAGAACAAATCTACCACATAAACCTCCCGATTACAAATGCGGTTGAgaaactaaaatggaaattcATATAAAATTCGAAACTGAACTATTGATTATACCTTGTCTATCTATGACACCAATTGGAAAGGGAGGTCCGTTTTGGATAGTGATGAGACCTCTTGGTCCGAAAGGCAGTGTCGCCGGATTCTGAGAACGAAAATCGGTAAGCGTAAGAAAGCGAAATTGAAGTGAATGAGAGTAGAGAGTAGAGTGTGGAGTACCAGAATGGTGACGAGGTGGCCGGAGGCGACGGCGATGAGGTTCTCGTCGGACCAGGCAATGGCGTTGGGGTAGGAGGGAGCACCGACGAGGACGGCGGCCTGGAAGCGTGAAATTGAGTGTTCGGTTTGGATTTGGGAATTGGAGGGAAAGAAAGACATGGCGGTGGAATCCTCTTGGATTCGAGCTGCCTTCCTTCTCCTAGCTCACAGTTTGGCAGAACCCTAGTTCGAATCTCCTCGGGAACCGAGGTTTTTAGGTTTCACcatttacaaataaataaataaatacgtGTTTGACACGTACCATACAATCGCATagtaagcttttttttttttttttttttttttagtattgAGGATAAATCATTAATCCTCCCTCCAAACTCGTGAACCGGCCCTCCAACTCGTACAACACGTCAGTCAAGGCTCATAGAATCTGTGGGGATTCGACCAATTGATGTCTTTATAATTCATCCTGACGATCATCCTACTAACCAAACTCCACTAGTGTCAAAAAAGTTGGCCTTTTTGGGTTGATGAGAGTCGAACTTAGTTGGCCTAATGTTGATGTGTTGTCCATGAGGAACTAGCTATAGTGTTCTGTTCTTTTCTTCAAGACTAGTTATACGAAAAACATGCTGTGTCAACGTGACGTTGTACATAGCGGTCCAGATCGATTCGTCTGGTGCTTTGCTTTGATCGAAGGCACCGTGGAGTACACGGACGAATTCCGAACTCTAAACTTCATCCAAAGTCCTAGTGTTTATTGTGATATCAGATGGTGATTTGGTTCAAACTATGTGAAATATCTTCTTTCCTGCTGGATCAAACTGATGAAATGTATGTGTCCTAGGAGCATCTATACAGTTGTAATTATCTCTTAAATGAATTGCCACGTAATTCTGACTCTACTTGCCATGTAATTAACTTTCTCAGCAAGCAGAATTAGGCCCCGCTGCGCTCAAATGCCTGATCCACCAAAGAAGCTTGAAAACCAAGCCAAACACAAACAGGATTCCACATACCCACGAGCAAATCAGCAAGCTtgcaaataataaataaaataaggggaatgaaatttacactccccatttacaatccacactccatgttttctttttaagtACATAAATTGTCTTTTTGTAGTGTGTATTGTAAAAATGTAATGTTAAGAtactaaaaaaagaaacatggagTGTGAATTGTAAAGTAAGTCTGAATTTCACACCCCTAAAATAAACAAccgacaaaaaaataaaatcatctTGCAATGAGGAATCCTAGAGAATCAACCTATTTCAAATTACTTGAAAGCCAAGCAGGCAAGTACACAAATGGCAAGTACTTATAGCTACAAGCTTGGAACTCAAATCCCTACTATAGTAAGTCTTTTGCACGTTAGCTACCAGCTAATGCCAATAATATAAACAAACAGGTTGTAGTTTGTATTGGAATGATGTTCATGCCAATGAGGACAATGCCTGCTATTTTGCAGCATCTGCCTATTGCTTGGTGGGATCAGTAGAGATATCAAATCCAGGAGGGATAAAAACAACATCATCCCAGACCGATGTAGAACCCTCCTGCAACATTTCAATGTACTTTTAGCATAGACAAGTTACAACTGTACTGGGTAATTTTACCAGATGATAGTAGAAAGCAAATGAAAATATTAGAGTATCTACAAAATATGCAAAACCAAAGTTTCTTCGATCCCTGTGCTCCATCTACTGGTCAATTATTCATTAACAATAATAGGGTTTAGGGAACAATGTGCGCACCTTCATCCCCTTTATTACATCCTCGAGAACAGCCACCTACAAATATGAAATTAAAATAGGTAAAAACAGAAAGATGGTTTCTGCATTTCCACTAGGTTGAAATCCATACCTGAATGTCCCCTGGTCTAAGTAAGGGATTTAATTGATTCTGCTCACGAGAAGCTCTTGATAGTGAGTTTTCTAAATCCTCCTAGAACAGATATCCAAGGATAAGAAAACTGTATTTAATGCCAAGACAAGCTAGAATAATGCAGAACACCATGCTATTATTTTAACCAACCTTCCTGAAGAATACTGGACGATAGCTCTTGCTTTGGCTTCTTAGAATCAAGCTCCTCGACTAAACAAATGTTTGAACAGAAAGTTAGCACCAGAAATCATGCAAGATTTTAAGAAGAGGGCAtatatcaaaaaataaaaattaaaaataagtcGGGCAAGATTCCAATAGCTCAGGCTGACAAGAGGCAGAAACATATCATGGCAAAGTGAGCAgctatacaaaaaaaaaaatagtaaaataccATCAtaatttgggtccaaacaagctTTGCCCAGCCAGTCTCAGTAAGAAATTTTACAGACCACAACTGATCAGCTTACAAACTTATGAAATGAAAAGTTTAAAGAAAGCACGCTGATGTGTTTGGCACACAAAATCAAACAATGGTGGCATTATTAAACACAGTCCCTGTTTAAGGATGGGCTAATCTCAAATTTTGAGTGCATCAAGCAATAACTTCTGTTTCCctccaagaaaaaaaataaacagataACACAACATGTTAATATCTTTCCTCAAGGAACAGATCAAACCAGGAAATTAAAGCCAAAATTAATTTGGTATACACGATGCATTCACTGCTGGTGTTAAACTTTATCACAGAGAATTGCATGCTATGAAATTTAATAAGCACTAAGATACATATCTGCAGTTAAAATATATCTGCAGAATTCGACACTCGGGACATGATATTCAAGAAGTACCATGATCAGTTATTTCTAATAAGGCAAAACTCAGTTTACCACCATGTAGTGTGTGCCCAGATCGTTTTTCCACCATAAGCTTGTGAAAGTATACCTTTAACTACCTTGTGGTTCATCCATTACTCATTTCATAGGACCAAAATATTAGCATGGCATGCTCCAGAATAAAATCCCCAATATTGTAAAAAGCTTTAAGACCATAAAATCAGTCTAATGATGCTTTCCTAATAGTTTGAAGCCAAATAAGAGCATAAGAGTGCCACAAACACGTGCCAAACTGTAAATAACTGAATTCTAACTGCAACATACTGTACCATCAAACTAATGCTAGTATACATGTTCATTGTGGACAATTATATGCCTCATTGACACAAATTCTGCTAGTGAGGTCCACAGACAAAATGCATAGAACTAGTGCCTATATtcactttctttttcttaaacTTCATGAATCAATAAGAATCTACTGTATTTGCTTCACATTTTCCACTTATTTTCTTCAATTGAAAACAACCAATCTCTCAACAAATTAAAAACCAAATTCTTAATGATCCAAATACAGTCTCTTGAATTCAGACAATAAAAAGACAAATGAaaaggacttttttttttactgaaaaTAAACATTTTTACAAATAAAATCTCTCTTCACTTTCTCTTCAAGACCTAAAGCACAGAACATAATACTTTACATTCAGCCCTTCGGATATGAAAACGAATAAGCAGATATATGCATTTCATCATGTTTCTAAGTTCAAACCATTCTGTTCTTTTCTCAATATTCAAAACCCATCCACAAAAGAATTATTTAGTTAGTCTTTATAGGAATCAGAAATttattgaaaaagaaagaaatccaTTTAACTTGCAGAGCATTAACTGAAGAAGCCGCCAAAACCAAAGACCACAAATGAACCATAATTCTAACAAACTTTGCTCTAAATAGAATTATAGTGAAAAATACTAATCCCTAAACTCTGAAGTATCTGAAGCCAATAAAGAACACAGAATTGTACCCTCTCTGAGATCCACAAATAATCCAGCTCCTAGTCCCTCATATGCTAAAACTTGTTCTATTTCTTTAAATGCAAACAATCCTAAGATGGCCCTAATTGCATATCTTCTCAACACCATTTTTGCAAGGGGGAAATTTGTGCATTCACACAACAAAGCCACAAAAGTAGCTAGATTGTCTCAACTCTACATAGCCATGCAAACTAGGGTTACATGCACATGGCTGGGATTCCAATATTGTGATGGTTCAAGCCAAAGCCAAGGAAAGCTGTTTCCAATCATATCTGTAGAAGCTAAAAGAAACTAAACTTCTACTGTTGTGGTATGTTTACAACAGAACATGATTAGCCTCCTACTACTATTTGCATTTatagaagaaattaaaaaaaataaaaataaaaaattgatgaTCCCTCAACTACATGTGGTTGGGTTCAGCGGTTGAGCCAAAACACATTGGTCAATTATATGGGGTGGTGTGGAGATCTTGAGGTCAAATTAGGACTGAATGGATTCCTTCTCTAATACTATGATAGATTGACAGCTTAAGTTTCTATGAAGAATAGTTCAATACAGTAGTAGAACCCGAATATAGATCACCTTAGGGACCAAACATAATAATTCCCACACACTCCAAAGAAAGGGGCCACTGTATACGGCCACCCAAAAGATGGGTTCCATGAGAGGGGGAGTACTGAGCAGTGAGCACTAGTCAAAATATTGGTTGAGCCAAGAGTTTGACGGCTCTGTTAGTAACCACTGGGCCTCTCCATCTAAATACTGTGATAACATTTGTCAAATTATCACTATCACCAAAAGTGTTAATGTAATTTTATTTAACATCTTATTGTAGAATATCTCGGAACTTGTGAAATTTTTTTCAGGACAAATACCAACATATAATATTATTTTGTATTTGTGAGCCACTATCTCACAATGCTGTGTGGAAGTGTGTTGGATTTTATATCTAAACCCTTTAATCTCTAAAGTATCCAGGGATGATATGTTAGCATCCAGTGTGCAATACAAAACCATGAAGTATATGACAAGTTCAATTGAGAAAAGTTAAGAGGAGAACCTGGAAAACTGGCACCCCAAAAAAGCCATTATCAGAAGATCcacccttctccttctccttctcctacaGAAAAGAAACTCCAGAGTCAATAATCATTATCTTATATGAACTGCGTGTTGCAAGCTATGAATACATCAAACATCATTCACAGTCCACAATTACTATTAAAACAAGCAGAAGAGCACAATAGAGACAGAGGAGCTTACTAAAAAGGCAAGTTTGTAGTCTGAATTACTGGATACCTTCTCAAGACCAATGCTAATTACACATTTACACCCTACTTATGGCCTGATCTAATGGGGAATCAAATACAGCAAGAAGTACTCGGTTTTTAATACCTGCATTTTGAATAGGATGAGATGCCTAATTTAAGATGTGTTGATGTGGGGTGATTATTAGTCATTTAACTCAATGGCTGATTACTAGGGATTGTCCTAAAATGGTCTGATTGAGACCGGATGTTTTGCTTATCCCCAAATTGGTGTGCTATGGTTCAAAAGAAGGGAGATGACGTTGATCGTGTTCCGTTTCATTGTTCTGTTGCCTAAAAGCAATGGTCAAATTTATTAAGTGAAGGGGCTGGAGTAATTGTTGAATAGGGTTCTCTTTTGGTCATCCTTTTCCATATGTTTCAGCACCTACTGAAGGTATTAGTCTGTATTCCATTTTGTTGCACAAAAAGCATAGGTTAGCTAGATGGTTGGTTTTTAAGTGCAGTTCTTTTGCTCTGTTTATTATGATTTGTTTCAATTGAGTGGCCTAATGTCCACTTTCTTATTTTGTGATTAattaaaggttttttttttttaacaaaaaagaaggaaaagaatggAAAAATATCTCTGGCTACTATGCTATATTTGTAGAAACTTGAGCAGCCAATCACAGTTGGCCATGGGTGGGAAAGGTCCATGACATTATACACTGTAAGAAAGGCTTCACACTCCCAACGTGGTCTGAACACCATTAAATCTTCTCGCTTGGATCTCATCTCAGACCTATTTGCAGCAAATTGATGGTTGTTGATATTTAATCACCAGCTTAAAGGGCAGTGTCGTTGACAT
Coding sequences within:
- the LOC133711972 gene encoding uncharacterized protein LOC133711972; the protein is MSFFPSNSQIQTEHSISRFQAAVLVGAPSYPNAIAWSDENLIAVASGHLVTILNPATLPFGPRGLITIQNGPPFPIGVIDRQDLFSDCLLPTIISRDHEPCVRSISWSPVGLAPNAGCLLAVCTTQGLVKLYRPPYCDFCAEWIEVADLSAKLYDYLASISFGEVPDGSLVRCDNREIEQGVQSVPTKEGKRRKAHISGKSSSNPYSKRYGQEVHTELDSDSDQMEERSSNQIVPSSKAKVKSVKKIQENSTLPQITVDQYATRSAMLTSLVVAWSSILQSRAKISSSPQHGSSLSLLAVGGKSGQVSVWRVSVPECYSVDQSRDPTTLMLIQIIQAHNSWITAISWALLDSDSSNPQFLLATASYNGSVKIWLAYYEQLLKSSEPNTTSFSLLKEVGTVDMVPVSALSVTVPAQCPQTMHLAVGKGSGFCEVWICNISGQKFHKISPHDGHSQIVTGLAWAFDGKILYSSSQDNFVRGWILNGSSLCEVPIPSNTPGLRSSTDLPDGFVSCFGVAVSPGNVAIAWVRNTDVDQLNPMYEARTQKAIVEFFWIGGQQVHVLSNNFLDRDTEAIPGSSEKELVDWETNIIWSLKQFETQDKPLVVWDIATALLAFRRSKPEYVDCVVIKWLSVSSLGSELNSSAENVLLYASRNFSKVTSRQLHLLNIICRRVILSEMKADEINNKLLNMEGVDGAEEEQLTLWINLLLNSERELRERLVGFTFSSFKSRMLASATNSQSRDWFPVGLTQMEQWVELNQDHVQDQLRVLAAEVRKHEQRLQLSNSIAAEKCSYCSASVPFESPEVAFCSKGHKLARCAVSMVVCPTTPIWFCMCCHRRALKMAPETLFAIPGPQCPFCGILLQRLQPDFLLSASPT